In one window of Poriferisphaera corsica DNA:
- a CDS encoding GNAT family N-acetyltransferase, giving the protein MAAINQTNQTNTQLKTDRLILRHFTADDAPRVYDLLKDNIISKYINFLPSPYELQHATDWIATHEKMRENQTGINFAIIIKDTNQPIGVVSLGMMSMHHRHAELGYWIGQPYWSNGYVTEAAKAILDYGFNVCNLNRIYSYHVPENTASGRIMEKLNMAHEGTLRQHLNHNGKLTDSIVRAILKQDFLSSQFP; this is encoded by the coding sequence ATGGCCGCAATCAACCAAACCAACCAAACTAACACACAGTTAAAAACCGATCGTCTGATCCTCCGCCACTTCACTGCCGACGACGCGCCCCGCGTCTACGACCTGCTCAAAGACAACATCATCAGCAAATACATCAACTTTCTCCCCAGTCCGTATGAGCTGCAGCACGCAACTGACTGGATCGCCACACATGAAAAGATGCGAGAAAATCAGACCGGCATCAATTTCGCCATCATCATCAAAGACACCAACCAGCCCATCGGCGTCGTCTCACTCGGCATGATGAGTATGCATCATCGCCACGCCGAACTCGGCTACTGGATCGGGCAACCCTATTGGAGCAATGGTTACGTGACCGAGGCTGCAAAAGCGATACTCGATTATGGCTTTAACGTTTGCAACCTCAACCGTATTTACTCGTATCACGTTCCCGAAAACACAGCCTCCGGCCGCATCATGGAAAAACTCAACATGGCCCATGAAGGCACACTCCGCCAGCACCTCAACCACAACGGTAAACTAACCGACTCGATCGTCCGTGCCATCCTAAAACAAGATTTTTTGTCTTCACAATTCCCGTAA
- a CDS encoding Gfo/Idh/MocA family protein, with translation MTSKERMKLAIIGTGNIAQQHLKSVEKLNHVELVAVCDVNSEAADKVADEYGVKAFYDHKALIKSNMAEAVLIATPHYFHTDIAIDALRAGLHVLSEKPMAVTKRDCERMLAAHTDQSKVFAVVFNFRTYPALAKAKELLDSGELGEIIRVNVTATDWLRTNAYYESGTWRAKWATEGGGVLVNQCPHHIDLIQWLTGVPTRIFAVCKFGQHHDIEVEDDVVATFEYANGAVGIFTTSTGECPGRNRIEISTQKGLLTINNLTELTLLRNESTCKDVIETGGMWDNPWPWKCEIPVGSFDDLFGRALRLNLSAFAKAVLGEGEPLAVAEEGMKSVEMANAMLYSTLINQAVDLPLDAEAFQARFDLLCEENEPAEAKN, from the coding sequence ATGACATCAAAAGAAAGAATGAAGTTGGCCATTATTGGCACGGGCAACATTGCACAGCAACATTTAAAGTCGGTTGAAAAGCTGAATCATGTTGAGCTGGTTGCGGTGTGTGACGTAAATTCTGAGGCTGCTGACAAGGTGGCGGATGAATATGGGGTTAAAGCATTTTATGATCACAAGGCGCTGATTAAATCGAACATGGCGGAGGCTGTGCTGATTGCAACGCCGCACTACTTCCATACAGACATTGCGATTGATGCGCTGCGTGCAGGATTGCATGTCCTGTCTGAGAAGCCGATGGCGGTCACGAAGCGCGACTGCGAGCGGATGCTGGCGGCGCATACGGATCAATCGAAAGTGTTTGCGGTCGTCTTTAATTTCAGAACTTATCCTGCGCTAGCGAAGGCGAAGGAGCTACTGGATAGTGGCGAATTAGGTGAGATTATTCGTGTGAATGTCACGGCTACGGATTGGCTTCGGACGAATGCGTATTACGAGTCGGGTACATGGCGGGCAAAATGGGCGACCGAAGGTGGCGGGGTGTTAGTGAACCAGTGCCCACACCATATCGATTTGATTCAATGGCTGACGGGTGTGCCAACACGTATATTTGCGGTGTGTAAATTTGGGCAGCATCATGATATTGAGGTTGAAGATGATGTGGTGGCAACGTTCGAATATGCGAATGGAGCTGTGGGCATATTTACGACATCGACGGGTGAGTGCCCGGGTCGAAACCGAATAGAGATCTCGACACAAAAAGGGTTATTGACGATCAATAATCTGACAGAATTAACGCTGCTTCGAAATGAAAGTACGTGTAAGGATGTGATTGAGACAGGCGGGATGTGGGACAATCCGTGGCCTTGGAAGTGCGAGATCCCGGTAGGGTCGTTTGATGATCTATTCGGAAGAGCATTGCGGTTGAATTTAAGTGCATTCGCCAAGGCGGTATTGGGCGAAGGTGAGCCGCTAGCAGTTGCGGAAGAAGGCATGAAGTCGGTGGAGATGGCAAATGCAATGTTATATTCGACCTTAATTAATCAGGCTGTAGATTTACCTTTGGATGCAGAAGCATTCCAAGCGAGGTTTGATTTACTTTGCGAAGAGAATGAACCGGCTGAGGCAAAAAACTGA
- a CDS encoding TrpB-like pyridoxal phosphate-dependent enzyme, whose amino-acid sequence MNLDQHRYVLPARDIPTAWYNIAADLPEAIPPHLNPQTGQPATPQEMGAIFPQEIIKQEVSTERWIEIPEPVREKLAIWRPSPLVRAIQLEKHLKTPARIYYKYEGVSPTGSHKPNSAVAQAYYNKQEGIKRIATETGAGQWGCSLAFACDLFDIECKVYMVKVSYEQKPFRRSMMELFGASCIPSPSNETEAGRALLAKDPNCTGALGIAITEAIEDAAGREDTNYALGSVLNHVCLHQTVIGLELKKQLAMAEDTPDILIGCAGGGSNLAGMIFPYVKERMEGKGPQLLAVEPSACPTLTRGKYAYDYGDSIGLAPMAPMYTLGHTFVPSGIHAGGLRYHGMGPTISMVRKLGLLDAVSYHQNECFEAGVTFARVEGICPAPESTHAVKGAIDEALKCKETGEEKCIVFNLSGHGHFDMLSYDKYLAGDLEDYSLPQENIDTALNNLPEAAAETSIS is encoded by the coding sequence ATGAATCTCGATCAACACCGCTATGTACTCCCCGCGCGGGACATCCCAACGGCTTGGTACAACATCGCCGCCGACCTCCCAGAAGCCATCCCCCCACATCTCAACCCGCAAACCGGCCAACCGGCAACCCCACAAGAAATGGGCGCCATCTTCCCGCAGGAAATCATCAAGCAGGAAGTTTCAACCGAGCGATGGATTGAGATTCCCGAACCTGTCCGTGAAAAACTCGCCATCTGGCGGCCTTCCCCACTGGTTCGCGCTATTCAACTCGAAAAACATCTCAAAACACCCGCGCGTATCTATTACAAATACGAAGGTGTTTCGCCGACTGGGTCACATAAACCCAACTCTGCGGTCGCGCAAGCCTACTACAACAAACAGGAAGGCATTAAGCGCATCGCCACTGAAACCGGTGCCGGCCAGTGGGGTTGCTCCCTTGCATTTGCATGCGACCTGTTCGACATCGAATGCAAAGTCTACATGGTCAAAGTTTCTTATGAGCAAAAACCATTCCGTCGCTCGATGATGGAACTTTTCGGCGCCTCCTGTATCCCATCACCTTCAAACGAAACCGAAGCGGGTCGTGCCTTGCTTGCCAAAGATCCGAACTGTACAGGTGCGTTGGGCATTGCGATTACAGAAGCGATTGAAGATGCGGCAGGGCGTGAGGACACTAACTATGCGTTAGGGTCTGTTTTAAATCACGTATGTCTGCATCAAACAGTCATCGGCCTTGAACTGAAGAAACAATTGGCGATGGCGGAAGATACGCCGGACATCCTGATCGGTTGTGCGGGCGGCGGGTCGAACCTTGCTGGCATGATCTTCCCATACGTAAAAGAGCGTATGGAAGGCAAAGGCCCGCAATTACTCGCAGTTGAACCTTCTGCGTGTCCAACACTCACACGCGGTAAATACGCTTATGACTACGGTGACTCCATCGGCCTCGCACCGATGGCACCGATGTATACCCTTGGCCACACATTCGTTCCGTCCGGCATTCATGCTGGCGGACTCAGGTATCACGGCATGGGGCCGACCATTTCTATGGTTCGTAAGCTCGGCTTGCTTGATGCGGTTTCGTATCACCAGAACGAATGCTTTGAAGCAGGCGTCACTTTTGCACGCGTTGAAGGCATTTGCCCGGCACCTGAATCTACACATGCGGTTAAGGGTGCCATTGACGAAGCGCTAAAATGCAAAGAGACTGGCGAAGAAAAATGTATCGTCTTCAATCTTTCTGGCCATGGCCACTTCGATATGCTTTCTTACGACAAATATCTTGCAGGTGATCTTGAAGATTATTCATTGCCACAAGAAAACATCGACACGGCATTGAATAATTTGCCGGAAGCAGCGGCGGAAACATCGATCAGCTAA
- a CDS encoding GntR family transcriptional regulator — protein MNTPSANIKNWLIQSIRNGKFPPGTPLPTRHQLMAQFNVARATADRAINDLISESWAYSRKGSGTFASIPEKAEPRLFFVNASLHFAQRVCSQLQNRIPYELLSLSEVNAQLPRISKPGSRVVWYIPHENSFHFIYMLANASVPQILISRHHHRTSFVDTDEIVGVKSAIDRVHAIYPDLDWGLLLPPFVPDLPYWYEREIGAYTALHGLNKIPNLVVRAKGTTPHAYWQASSEFLEKMKRPQIMFCPEIQLASQLYSLTYERKIRLGQDLHMVLTDFEDNLQHSSGVYMLERDWDSMADTTAEWALPQETPLIQKKINYKSFTGDLVLV, from the coding sequence ATGAATACACCTTCTGCGAATATTAAAAATTGGCTGATTCAATCAATTCGTAATGGGAAGTTTCCACCGGGAACACCATTGCCAACCCGCCATCAGTTGATGGCTCAGTTTAATGTCGCGAGAGCGACAGCAGACAGGGCGATTAATGATCTGATATCTGAATCATGGGCTTATTCAAGGAAGGGATCGGGTACATTTGCCTCGATACCGGAAAAGGCTGAGCCACGGCTGTTCTTTGTAAATGCCTCGTTGCATTTTGCGCAACGCGTGTGTTCGCAGTTACAAAATCGGATTCCATATGAGTTATTGTCGTTGAGTGAGGTGAATGCTCAGCTGCCGCGGATTTCGAAGCCGGGATCGAGGGTGGTTTGGTATATTCCGCATGAGAATTCGTTTCACTTTATCTATATGCTAGCGAATGCGAGTGTGCCTCAGATATTAATTAGCCGACATCATCATCGCACGTCTTTTGTCGATACGGACGAGATCGTTGGTGTGAAAAGTGCGATTGATCGGGTCCATGCGATTTATCCGGATTTGGATTGGGGTTTATTATTGCCGCCATTTGTGCCTGATTTGCCGTATTGGTATGAGCGAGAGATTGGTGCGTATACTGCATTACACGGCCTGAATAAGATTCCGAATTTGGTGGTCAGAGCTAAGGGGACGACACCTCATGCGTATTGGCAGGCTTCATCTGAGTTTTTAGAGAAGATGAAGCGTCCACAGATTATGTTCTGTCCTGAAATCCAACTGGCTTCGCAGTTATATTCTTTGACGTACGAGCGAAAGATTCGCTTAGGCCAGGATCTTCATATGGTGTTAACTGATTTTGAAGACAACCTGCAACACTCAAGTGGTGTTTATATGCTGGAGCGTGATTGGGATTCGATGGCGGATACGACGGCTGAATGGGCGTTGCCGCAGGAGACGCCGCTGATTCAGAAGAAAATAAATTACAAATCGTTTACCGGCGATTTGGTTCTTGTATAG
- a CDS encoding FAD-binding and (Fe-S)-binding domain-containing protein, translating into MTTEQIDRFKRELKQNIQGDVTFDQMTRGIYATDASHYQMMPSCIVVPKDNADTIHAIKIAHKHNIPLTSRGGGTSLSGQTFGPGIVLDFSKYMDKVLEVNEAEQWARVQPGAVRDRINAQFAKLNTPTGTGLHFSPDPATGSRATIGGMIGNNTSGTRSIVYGKAIDNVISCTFALDDGTILECESLNQTDWQHKEELTDREGDVYRQVRQVIEQNADEIKSRYPKVMRRVSGYNLDEFVDGAGYTGPIGGRDNAGHRLWNLSNLLVGSEGTIGILLEAKIKLTPLPKATAICAVHFDDDIESLRAVPEINKHDPSAVELLDKVVLDEAMRNPATKHMATFIDPHPDDPENTTRTPAAIQVVEVFAETPEEASNRMLAFAEAMKSKGIGYAHHVRTDPKRINDVWEVRKLGLGLISNVKGPIKGQAFVEDACVPVEVLGDYIAYLKQICTDKNVPTSMYAHSSVGVIHFRPMIDLHDPEQRQKMVEIAEAAFHKVCEYGGTFAGEHGDGIVRGQFIPTYYGQQIYDAFKQIKNIFDPKNLMNPGKIIDTPSMISNLRYGDQYRVAEIPSNYNYHDQGGFQLAVEQCNGVGACRKVGSGTMCPSYMATRDEEATTRGRANALRLAMSNQLGKLGLSSTRLKKVLDLCLACKACKSECPNAVDMAKLKSDTLQMHHDAHGTPLGYKLMGRVPQTAKLIAGPLAHINNAMMKLPGVNILMEKFLGIDRRRPMPPFATTTLKKELAKRNHRAPSQQSTPATNVTNMGGKKVVLFDDTYANYFEPHVGLAAVDLLEAAGYEVIIANAGCCQRTRMSKGLVREAKKLGTKTIQNLDKIGRDANNPNSGGAPILCLEPSCASSLVDDLPDLIDDTEMCKRVAARVKMIDIFLQEEGISLESTVGDILLHGHCHQKAMFGTTAIETLYENMSDASCEEAGAGCCGMAGSFGYEQFDVSKLVGEERLFPAVRKAVSEGKTIVACGISCRHQLHDFLDVKAKHFVEVVKVAATNHAQKESFGGVGDGCCGNCTCDKDKPTS; encoded by the coding sequence ATGACAACTGAGCAAATTGACCGCTTCAAACGCGAACTCAAACAAAATATCCAAGGCGATGTCACCTTCGATCAAATGACCCGTGGCATCTATGCCACCGATGCATCTCACTACCAAATGATGCCATCCTGCATCGTCGTCCCTAAAGACAATGCCGACACCATCCACGCCATCAAAATTGCCCATAAACACAACATCCCCCTCACTTCACGCGGCGGCGGCACCTCCCTCTCCGGTCAAACCTTCGGTCCCGGTATCGTCCTCGACTTCTCCAAATACATGGACAAAGTCCTCGAAGTCAACGAAGCCGAACAATGGGCTCGCGTTCAACCCGGCGCAGTCCGTGACCGCATCAACGCCCAATTCGCAAAACTAAACACCCCGACAGGGACAGGTCTGCACTTCTCACCCGACCCCGCCACCGGCTCACGCGCAACCATCGGCGGTATGATCGGCAACAACACTTCCGGCACACGCTCCATCGTCTACGGCAAAGCCATCGACAACGTCATCTCATGCACCTTCGCGCTCGATGACGGCACCATACTCGAATGCGAATCGCTTAACCAAACCGATTGGCAACACAAAGAAGAGCTCACAGATCGTGAGGGCGATGTCTATCGACAAGTTAGGCAAGTCATTGAACAAAACGCCGATGAAATCAAATCACGCTACCCCAAAGTCATGCGCCGTGTCTCAGGCTACAACCTCGACGAATTCGTCGACGGCGCTGGCTACACCGGCCCGATTGGCGGCCGCGACAACGCCGGTCATCGCCTCTGGAATCTCTCCAACCTCCTCGTCGGCTCCGAAGGAACCATCGGCATCCTCCTCGAAGCAAAAATCAAACTCACACCGCTCCCCAAAGCCACTGCCATCTGTGCCGTCCACTTCGATGACGATATCGAATCCCTTCGCGCTGTCCCAGAAATTAATAAGCACGATCCTTCTGCCGTCGAGCTTCTCGATAAAGTTGTCCTCGACGAAGCCATGCGTAATCCTGCCACCAAACACATGGCCACCTTCATTGATCCGCATCCCGATGACCCTGAAAACACAACACGAACACCTGCCGCCATCCAGGTCGTCGAAGTCTTCGCAGAAACCCCCGAAGAAGCATCTAACCGCATGTTAGCCTTCGCCGAAGCCATGAAATCCAAAGGCATAGGCTACGCACATCACGTCCGTACCGATCCCAAGCGCATCAATGACGTCTGGGAAGTCCGCAAGCTTGGCCTCGGCCTCATCTCCAACGTCAAAGGCCCTATCAAAGGCCAAGCCTTCGTCGAAGACGCCTGCGTCCCCGTCGAAGTTCTCGGCGACTACATCGCCTACCTCAAACAAATTTGCACCGACAAAAACGTTCCCACTTCAATGTACGCTCACTCTTCTGTTGGCGTCATCCACTTCCGGCCTATGATCGATCTGCACGACCCCGAGCAACGCCAGAAAATGGTCGAGATCGCCGAAGCCGCTTTCCATAAAGTCTGCGAATACGGCGGCACCTTCGCCGGTGAACACGGCGACGGTATCGTACGCGGTCAATTCATTCCCACCTACTACGGCCAGCAAATCTACGACGCTTTCAAACAAATCAAAAATATCTTTGATCCCAAAAACCTCATGAACCCCGGCAAGATCATCGATACGCCATCCATGATCTCTAACCTGCGCTATGGCGATCAATACCGCGTCGCCGAAATCCCATCAAATTACAACTACCACGATCAAGGCGGCTTTCAACTCGCCGTCGAACAATGCAACGGTGTCGGCGCTTGCCGCAAAGTCGGATCTGGCACCATGTGTCCTTCCTACATGGCAACACGCGACGAAGAAGCCACGACCCGCGGCCGCGCAAACGCCCTCCGTCTTGCCATGTCCAATCAACTCGGCAAACTCGGCCTCTCCTCCACTCGACTCAAAAAAGTCCTCGACCTCTGCCTCGCATGTAAGGCATGCAAGTCCGAATGCCCCAACGCCGTCGACATGGCCAAGCTCAAATCCGATACCCTCCAAATGCACCACGACGCGCACGGCACACCCCTCGGTTACAAACTCATGGGCCGTGTACCACAAACCGCTAAACTCATCGCAGGCCCACTCGCCCACATCAATAACGCCATGATGAAACTTCCCGGCGTAAACATTCTCATGGAAAAATTCCTCGGCATAGACCGCCGCCGACCCATGCCGCCCTTCGCAACCACAACCCTCAAAAAAGAACTCGCAAAACGTAACCATCGCGCGCCTTCTCAACAGTCAACTCCTGCAACCAACGTGACGAACATGGGGGGGAAGAAAGTCGTTCTCTTTGACGATACCTACGCTAACTACTTCGAACCACACGTCGGCCTCGCCGCCGTCGACCTTCTCGAAGCCGCCGGCTACGAAGTCATCATCGCCAACGCAGGCTGCTGCCAACGCACACGCATGTCCAAAGGCCTCGTCCGAGAAGCCAAAAAGCTCGGCACCAAAACAATTCAAAATCTAGACAAAATCGGTCGTGACGCCAATAACCCAAATTCAGGGGGGGCACCTATCTTATGCTTAGAGCCATCCTGTGCTTCCTCGCTTGTTGACGATCTCCCTGACCTCATCGACGATACTGAAATGTGTAAGCGTGTTGCCGCTCGCGTCAAGATGATCGACATCTTCCTCCAAGAAGAAGGCATCTCTCTCGAATCAACCGTCGGCGACATCCTTCTACACGGCCACTGCCACCAGAAAGCTATGTTTGGCACAACCGCCATCGAAACACTCTACGAAAATATGTCAGATGCTTCCTGCGAAGAAGCCGGCGCAGGTTGTTGCGGCATGGCCGGATCCTTCGGCTACGAACAATTCGACGTCTCCAAACTCGTCGGCGAAGAACGACTCTTCCCCGCCGTCCGCAAAGCCGTCTCCGAAGGCAAGACCATCGTCGCTTGCGGTATCTCCTGTCGCCATCAACTCCACGACTTCCTCGACGTCAAAGCCAAGCACTTCGTTGAAGTCGTCAAAGTCGCCGCTACCAATCACGCCCAGAAAGAATCTTTCGGGGGTGTGGGGGATGGTTGTTGCGGCAACTGCACCTGCGACAAAGACAAACCCACTTCCTAA
- a CDS encoding GNAT family N-acetyltransferase produces the protein MAPKHLKTKRLYLRDIAQSDADQIEQLMTDGSVAHAAPGTPHPYTCDEILQRITDNLKDIEKKTGSHLAICLQSTDQLIGLANLTVTAHHRHAEIGFWLGSDYRNQGYMTEALNAAIDHWFNAYNLNRITAHHLALNTASSHVMQKLGMTQEGIFRNHIFHNNQYHDIVWYGLLKSEWGKHGRNQPNQPN, from the coding sequence ATGGCCCCTAAGCATCTCAAAACCAAACGTCTTTATCTTCGCGATATCGCTCAATCTGATGCCGATCAGATTGAGCAGTTGATGACAGACGGCTCCGTCGCCCACGCCGCACCCGGAACACCGCACCCATATACTTGCGATGAAATCCTTCAGCGAATCACCGACAACCTGAAAGACATCGAAAAGAAAACAGGCTCCCATCTCGCCATCTGCCTCCAATCCACTGACCAACTGATTGGGCTCGCCAATCTAACCGTCACAGCACATCACCGTCATGCCGAAATCGGTTTCTGGCTCGGCTCAGACTACCGTAACCAAGGCTACATGACCGAAGCGCTCAACGCCGCAATTGACCACTGGTTCAACGCATACAACCTCAACCGCATTACCGCTCATCATCTCGCCCTCAATACCGCCTCCAGCCATGTCATGCAAAAACTCGGTATGACTCAAGAAGGCATCTTTCGCAATCACATCTTTCACAACAACCAGTACCACGACATTGTCTGGTACGGCTTACTAAAATCCGAATGGGGTAAACATGGCCGCAATCAACCAAACCAACCAAACTAA